The window CAATCTGGCATTTAGCACTACATGCAGTTATTTTaacccctccctccctctctctctgtgtgtgcatgcagtgactgcACCAGTCGAGAGTCGTATAGGCGTAAGGTGACTGACAACATGCTGTGTGCCGGCTGGAGAGAGGGTGGGGCTGACTCCTGTCAGAACGACAGTGGAGGACCTCTCGTCTGCGAGGTCCCGGGGAACGAGGGACGATGGGCTCTATATGGAATAGTGAACTTTGGCGAGGGGTGTGGAGTTGCACACAAGTATGGTGTTTATTCAAGAGTTACACAATACTTGTCGTGGATAGACACTGTTATGGGTTCAAGCTAGTTTTTGTGCCGTTTGTGTGTTCTTTTTTTAATTGTGTTTTCATTTTTACTGGTGATATAATCACACTGTTCTATTCATACATGCATTTCTCaacatcattattattgtcctgctgcatcaataataatattattattttgtgatcAACTTAGTAATAAAAATGATTACTGTTAATTACCATAACAATGCGTGGGTGTTGAGCTGTCAATGAGTCACATGATGAAATGAATTACGCTAAAAGTGCTGACAATCAGCAGAActgttaacataattatcagctTACCAGCGCAGTAGTTAGTTTGTTCTCAGAAAGCAATGGCTGGCAGGAGACCGTTTGGATCTGATGGCGTGGCCGACTATGGGACCTTGTCTGACCCAGTTGACAACTACTCAGGTGTGGCTACTTGTATGGTGTGTTTAGAGATAGTAAAGGTGACCCCTGTCTTGTGTGAATACTAAGttacataaaattatatcatCGTCATCGTAATGAATGTTCTTGCTTATTCACTGTAGACGGTTCTTTTGTACGACTCAACGATGTAGTCTCCAACTCAGTGATGTCCATCAAGCAGAGCAGTGAGTAGTCTTGTGcacgtgtgcgtgtgttcaGTTGGCCTGGGGAATTGAGGCCTTTAAAAAACACATACATCCTCCAACCATACCCATACACAGCATACCTCTCACACACCTTACTACACCTAAACATATGTACCCTCACCcactttacacacacacacacacctaccctcacccctcacacacacacacacacacacacacacacacacagcccaaGCCCTACGCGGTTTGGAGAGGCAGATTGGTACCTCATCCGATAGCAGTAACATCCGCAAGAGAATGTAAGGCACTCACTCACTTAACTAGCAGGAACTGTctgcatgtagctacataCAGTGAACCTGTCTCTTGTGGTAGCAGGCCAGGTTTTCTATTACAGCCATGCAGGTTGTTAAGCCCCCTAGCATGGGCCCCAACCTGTGTTAGCTGCATggtcacctctttattacagccaggtTGTTAAGCCCCCTAGCATGGGCCCCAACCTGTGTTAGCTggtcacctctttattacagccatgcAGGTTGTTAAGCCCCCTAGCATGGGCCCCAACCTGTGTTAGCTGCATggtcacctctttattacagccaggtTGTTAAGCCCCCTAGCATGGGCCCCAACCTGTGTTAGCTggtcacctctttattacagccatgcAGGTTGTTAAGCCCCCTAGCATGGGCCCCAACCTGTGTTAGCTGCATggtcacctctttattacagccatgcAGGTTGTTAAGCCCCCTAGCATGGGCCCCAACCTGTGTTAGCTggtcacctctttattacagccatgcAGGTTGTTAAGCCCTCTAGCATGGGCCCCAACCTGTGTTAGCTggtcacctctttattacagccaggtTGTTAAGCCCCCTAGCATGACAGCTGGACAGGTTTCACTATTACACAACCTATGAATATGTGTAAGAGGTTATTGAGGGTTTGCACTATTAATTGTTGTTTGCACAATAGAGTTGTATCTTTGTTACATTGTTGTTCCATCACATAGTCCATACGGGGGAAATAGTTgctgtccacacacacacacacacacacacacacacacacacacacacacacactcacacacacactttgcCCACAGTCAGACGGTGATCAGATCTACAATGAGCAAAGTAACCACCTCCAGTCAACAGCTAGGAGAGCTCATCAAGACAGCCAAGACAACTGGAGATGTACGCATACACAACTCCACTGACACTGCCCACTGTCCAACACAAATATTCCTTATTATCCTATAGGACATCCCATAACAGACAATTTTACTTGCTGTAAAGTTTGTATACAATAATATGTCCATTGAAGGAGTCAGCTATCTTGTCTCACCATATTTTTTGATATATAATAATTCTTTCCCTGACTGCCCCTGTAGAAACGTCAGCAGCTGACTGCCAACTCCATCCAGCAGAACCTCACCTCAGCCACCAATAACTTCAACACAGTCGTGGAGAGTGTGGTGGGGAGACTACAGGAGGTCCCTCAGCCTCCCAGGATGTCCACTCCACAATCAGGTTTCATGGTGAGGGTGTATATACATAGTCCccatagtatatatacatagtgTGGTGGGGAGACTACAGGAGGTCCCTCGTCCACTTCACAATCAGGTTTCATGGTGAGGGAGTATAGCAGTGTTCCTGAGTTGTGATTCCTCAGTAGATGAGAGGGACGCGAACTAGCAAAGCCTGGCATTCCTATTTTGTGCAACTTTTTAACTGTAGTGAGGGTTTTTTTCACGGTCCAGGacattgttatgcctcggtgcgcatgcgcaagtgaagtatacggtagtgtgtttgtgtgtctgtgtgtgtaaactgctacagctgctcaaggatcaatgaagtgcaagtaagagtttctatagagtcatgttttcttggattttaattcgtgattttgcaaaataatgcttcgttctcgagttatgcctagttttgcttacttggaatgtcattgcagccttttcagaagagcacgtagccaaacttgtttaccgagtattgctactctacttagtagttagctctgcactagaatgctagctattggtagctgcaagagtgataagagagctgcaaggctctactgatggcagccattagacttgaactttggcatcgatcgtttttaacaacaatcatggtcgatcattacccactctttaagtttgcatgcagcaaattgaaaaaatgttcatcTTGTGTAGAAaattaagctattagtagctttatgttatgtagctttggcatctccaccgaggcatcagcacccgcggtgctttcattaattaCAGTACTCTGTAATATTGGTAAGCGTCTATCGATAGTCGTTACTCCACTAAATGTTGGGTAAAACCTTTTGTTGTGTGTATTTAGTGGCTCAGAACTCACTGTATTCTGCCTTTCATTGACTCAACAGGACTCTGGTGAGCTGGATATACGTGGTGACAGGGCGCAGTTGACCCGGGCATCACCACAGCAACAGAGACAGTCACAGCAGCAGCAGACTACTATGGTAGTCTCCACAGACGCTTCCTACCTGGAAGAGAGGGCAGACAGAATGGAGGAATTGGAAGTAAGTCAATCGGCTGTAGCCTGCTGTGTATTGATATTAAGTGTACATGCCATGCATGTttcttgcataattattacaagaaCTAAATGTGTTTTACTAAGTGCACTGCATTAATGGCGCAAACTCTCAAATAGTTTAGTCTAACTCATTCCTTTATTTATTCTTGTCTGTCTGTGCAGAATGACATCACCCAGCTGCACGAGATAATGGGGGATATTGGACAAATGGTGGTGTCCCAGGGAGAGCAGATCGGTAGGTCTCTAAACACAACCATTGCGTTGCTCACTCTGTAGTAGTGTGCCTATACGCACTTTATACTTAACCCTCACGTACCCTTTATATAGCTACTGTACGTATTTAACCCCTACATCACCTGCTAGTGTACATATTTAACCCCTACATCACCTTCTAGTGTACGTATTTAACCCCTACATCACCTGCTAGTGTTATTGACAACTATGGTATAGTTAGAGGAGGTGCGACATGCAGGAGCAATAGTCTGATTAtaagctgactcagcattaaAAACCTATTCAATCAAGCCTAATTGCTCCTGCTTGTTGTACCTTGtgtgttatagttattgactggttgactagtaattatggcttacaTTATTTGTCATAATAGTATGACTGTGTTTCTCTCCCTCTTCCTTCAGACACGATAGAGAAGCACACTGAAGAGGCGGCTCTCGACGTTCACACCGCCCACACTGAGTTGATCAAGGCTGTTCGACTCAAGGTCAGTGTTGTGTAATGCCTGTTATTCTGCTATTACCAATACACACcttggtttgtttgtgactATAGCTAACCCCATTTCCGTCAaaaattataactataatttatagtgtgCTTCATATGGCATGACCGAGCAGGTTATCTACTTCCAACTTTTTATTATTTAATCGATCAACGCTTTACTCCGTCCCATTTGCATACAAGTACCACCTGATCATAAttcagctgtacatgtatataagcaTTCCTCTAATTATTTGTAAGCTTAAACAACAATTTTTgtagataattattaaattTCTCACAAATTTGTTTCATTGTTCCAGTTGTTATTGATACAAGTCATTAATTTACCATAACTCCTCCCCCTCCTGCAGAGGTGTTCTCGGAAGATGAGGCTATGCATATGCTGTGTCGTCAGCACTGTCGCTGTAGCCATCATTATCACTATCATTATCATTGTGGTGACGCTTACTAAGAAATAATAATTACGTGCTTCTTATAAGTGTTTTACCAAAGTGTTTTACCAACAATACATGTGTGCGTGTCTGAATTGAAAACTATTATGTGAACTCAAAAGTTTTGTAACGTttattgtacataataattgtgATTTTTGCACAGGTATAATATATAAATATTTTGTGCACATGAATATGTGTTAAataaaatatatataattaaaagTGATCGGTTTGCCAGTCCAATTTAAACTACGAACTACAAGCCTGTACTTCTTCCACTATCCCTTCAGCCTGTATGAGGTAAAGATCGCCGTAATGAAATACACTAAACATAACTACAGTTTCTATAAACGACCATTACCAAACACCAACTAACCCAGGAGTAGAATACAGCACATCCTAGACTTGTGTCTTGCACATTGGTGAACTCGTATCGACTCAAGATGGTGGTCACTCTCTGAGCGACTGCCCTTGGTATATTGCTGACATTGCACTCAGACACTCGCCTCTTTAGACTCGTCTTCCCTGTCTTGCCTATCAATATCTGTAGAGAGAACAAAATGTCAGCATCCTTTGTGATGAAAATTACTGTCAAAATAATGCACAAGACAATTTCACGTGggtaaccacacacacacactctttcTGCCTGTACACCACACAATTTAGACTCAGTTGACCGTGCAATCATTGTAAATCGCAAACAACTACACTTCTACACAAAGTTTATTGAACAATACACTGAAGTACCACACCTGAGTGCCGTGCCACGACTTAGTCTCCTTCTCTGGACTGCCCAGCAGTAGGAAGGTGGCTATCATGACCTGGTGTACCAGAGCTGGTGGTTGTGAGTAACTCTTCAGTTCTGCTATCACTCTCTGAGACAGCTCAAGTACAGCTCTCTTACGCTGCTCCAGGCGacgtagctgtgtgtgtgtggggtgggtgagtgtgggtgtggaggggaGGTAAATGGATTAGATTGAATTGGATTGGATTGTGGGTGTACGTGCACATTTCTATGAGCCTAATTAAAACACACTGCAGCACAGCTATAATAGCATGCATAGCTTACATACAGTTATCACAGCCTTCAAAATTGATATGGAGTCGCATTAATGATAAACAAAATCCATTAACAACACATTACAACCATTAACAAGGACTGAGCAACTTCCTTTAAGCTCTCACCTTTTCCAACAGAGTGTTTGCTTGAGCTACGATTGTGACCAAGGCTCTCTCCAATCCTCCCCTCTTGACCGCACCCAGACCAGCCTCCAGCTCAGCTATCTTCCTGGCAGTCATCGCCTCCTTCAGCTGTCCAGCTACTCGAAGCTTCTTGATCAATTCTTCAGCCTACAGTGTACAAGAAGAAACAATACCAATAACTATAATACTGCCCATTCTACTCCACTATGGAATCAATACGTACAACACAATAAGACCATAATAAGAATATTATTCTTGTACACCTGTTAGGGAAACCCTCCTTCCCTCTACATGAAAAACCCACGCCATAGATAGTAGCTAGGGCGTCGGGATTGATACGCCCTTGATAGTACAAAAAGTGATTTTCCAATCTTACCTCAGTCACTAGTTCTGAACAGTTGGGCACATCCTCTTGTCTCACAGCTGCCACTGCAGGCACCAACTCATTCAGTTTCTCCAATTTCACAGCCTTTTGTAGTCTTTCTCTCAATATAAAGTGCTTTTCGTCTCTAACAGCCAGCAAAGCCAGTCTTTGCGATTCTTCTGCTGCCCCTCTCTCTTGATCATTCTGAACAGCACTGAGCTTCTGCTTAGCTTCTCTAGCCTGCCTCAGAGCAGCTTGCTCTCTCTTAACAGCCTTTGAAATCTTCTCCTCACTGCTCAGCTCTTGTTGAGTGTCTGTATCTGTGGTGGATAAATGGGTAGAGAACAAGTTAGGACCAGCCACTATCTGCCCTTCTAACCTTCAAAAAAATTACAAAATCAACGAAATTGGATAACTATAACCAAAAATATGGCCGTTCAAACATGCTACACTAGACAAAGGCCCCatctctataatacagctgtTATTAACTGTAGCCATACAAAACCCCATTCCTTCAACAAATACAAGGAACTGCATGTGCTCATCACAAATTCTTATCGGTAGCAAAAACATCTTCCTGCAGCAATACAAGGAACTGTGGCCACCACATTTTATCTTAGCAATTAATGATACAAAAACCATCCTCATGCAACAATACAAAGAAATGTGGCCACCACACAATTACTTATCGGGATAGGAAGGGAACAATGTTATCACTACGCTACTATAGGATGGTAAAAACAGGTGGTCTCTGTTAGTGCACGGCAACTCTGACATCATACAACTATTGTATAATGCTGCACATTATGTGATAGCTAATTTCCTGATATGACCAGTTGACTTCCTCAATATCCAATTAACACAATCTCCAACTTAAATAACCCAATTAGTGGTAACAGTGTACTATAGGCCATTGATACTAACCCTGAAGGGTGACCTTGGAAATGAAATGACGCAGAACAGCAGCAGAGCAGCAGAGTAGCAGACATGTGAAGAAACAATGGGTGCCTAGCTACCAGACCACTCTACTATTATCACACGCTATACAAGGCTATCAAGGCTATACAAGGTATGGCGATGGAGGCGGATGAAACAGATGGCCCTGGGTCTAACCTCAGAGTTACTTTCCATGGTAACTACACAGCTGACACGGTGGGCTGCTTGGAAATAATCACAAGTGGTTGGTGCCCATGTAACCCAACGATAACAATTGTCCAAGAAGCCATATCTGCTTCCAACCAGATTTAGACCTTGGCAGATTTTTAGGAGATAACGCACCATTGGATTCACTCATTCATAAAACCACTCCCATCTGTCTAAACTACAGCGATCCCACTAAGTTGTTACACCATTTACACTTGATAGCTGAAATGCCTGAAAAAGAACACGTGGCttgaagcctatagaagctgttagttttcattGCATTGCAacaccgttgagcagttaaagctgaaacacacacacagtcagcttcaTCATATTCCTAGTGCGGCTACGCATCAAGGCATAAAAAAGAACCATAGGAAAAAAAAAGAACCAATagaaat of the Halichondria panicea chromosome 2, odHalPani1.1, whole genome shotgun sequence genome contains:
- the LOC135332062 gene encoding uncharacterized protein LOC135332062 — protein: MSGATGAEPHSVLLSLHKDVSCLEDASQLMCARYNGDITAQEVGELYASVRMGGVSLRQVVATISKVCGKDGVAKNSKMSNIFLELDRRYFIVENARWEFSMLDGCREGRISERNAMKLFKTVQGSRFSGGWSLFQKKRSNPGSTVTWEEIEVPLCEIVSDKDLEDDVNAKMDVSREAPEIQIKQNSNTDHQDTDTQQELSSEEKISKAVKREQAALRQAREAKQKLSAVQNDQERGAAEESQRLALLAVRDEKHFILRERLQKAVKLEKLNELVPAVAAVRQEDVPNCSELVTEAEELIKKLRVAGQLKEAMTARKIAELEAGLGAVKRGGLERALVTIVAQANTLLEKLRRLEQRKRAVLELSQRVIAELKSYSQPPALVHQVMIATFLLLGSPEKETKSWHGTQILIGKTGKTSLKRRVSECNVSNIPRAVAQRVTTILSRYEFTNVQDTSLGCAVFYSWAEGIVEEVQACSS
- the LOC135332080 gene encoding uncharacterized protein LOC135332080 — its product is MAGRRPFGSDGVADYGTLSDPVDNYSDGSFVRLNDVVSNSVMSIKQSTQALRGLERQIGTSSDSSNIRKRIQTVIRSTMSKVTTSSQQLGELIKTAKTTGDKRQQLTANSIQQNLTSATNNFNTVVESVVGRLQEVPQPPRMSTPQSGFMDSGELDIRGDRAQLTRASPQQQRQSQQQQTTMVVSTDASYLEERADRMEELENDITQLHEIMGDIGQMVVSQGEQIDTIEKHTEEAALDVHTAHTELIKAVRLKRCSRKMRLCICCVVSTVAVAIIITIIIIVVTLTKK